One segment of Macrotis lagotis isolate mMagLag1 chromosome 1, bilby.v1.9.chrom.fasta, whole genome shotgun sequence DNA contains the following:
- the VAMP3 gene encoding vesicle-associated membrane protein 3 isoform X2 yields the protein MSTSGLPTSGAASGSNRRLQQTQNQVDEVVDIMRVNVDKVLERDQKLSELDDRAEALQAGASQFETSAAKLKRKYWWKNCKMWAILITVVIVIIIIIIVWSFSS from the exons AT GTCAACAAGTGGGCTCCCTActtctggggctgcctctggcaGCAACCGCCGGCTTCAGCAGACACAGAATCAAGTTGATGAG GTAGTGGACATTATGCGAGTCAATGTGGACAAAGTTCTGGAGCGCGATCAGAAACTTTCTGAGTTGGATGACCGTGCTGAAGCACTGCAAGCAGGGGCTTCCCAGTTTGAGACAAGTGCAGCCAAATTGAAGAGGAAATATTGGTGGAAGAATTGCAAG ATGTGGGCGATTCTGATTACTGTTGtgattgtcatcatcattatcatcattg TGTGGAGTTTTTCTTCATGA
- the VAMP3 gene encoding vesicle-associated membrane protein 3 isoform X1: protein MRSTSGLPTSGAASGSNRRLQQTQNQVDEVVDIMRVNVDKVLERDQKLSELDDRAEALQAGASQFETSAAKLKRKYWWKNCKMWAILITVVIVIIIIIIVWSFSS from the exons atgag GTCAACAAGTGGGCTCCCTActtctggggctgcctctggcaGCAACCGCCGGCTTCAGCAGACACAGAATCAAGTTGATGAG GTAGTGGACATTATGCGAGTCAATGTGGACAAAGTTCTGGAGCGCGATCAGAAACTTTCTGAGTTGGATGACCGTGCTGAAGCACTGCAAGCAGGGGCTTCCCAGTTTGAGACAAGTGCAGCCAAATTGAAGAGGAAATATTGGTGGAAGAATTGCAAG ATGTGGGCGATTCTGATTACTGTTGtgattgtcatcatcattatcatcattg TGTGGAGTTTTTCTTCATGA
- the VAMP3 gene encoding vesicle-associated membrane protein 3 isoform X3, with amino-acid sequence MRSTSGLPTSGAASGSNRRLQQTQNQVDEVVDIMRVNVDKVLERDQKLSELDDRAEALQAGASQFETSAAKLKRKYWWKNCKDVSLLYGILQ; translated from the exons atgag GTCAACAAGTGGGCTCCCTActtctggggctgcctctggcaGCAACCGCCGGCTTCAGCAGACACAGAATCAAGTTGATGAG GTAGTGGACATTATGCGAGTCAATGTGGACAAAGTTCTGGAGCGCGATCAGAAACTTTCTGAGTTGGATGACCGTGCTGAAGCACTGCAAGCAGGGGCTTCCCAGTTTGAGACAAGTGCAGCCAAATTGAAGAGGAAATATTGGTGGAAGAATTGCAAG GATGTTTCACTATTGTATGGTATTCTTCAGTAA